A single window of Desulfovibrio sp. G11 DNA harbors:
- a CDS encoding phenylacetate--CoA ligase family protein, with amino-acid sequence MSYRFIPQLADEEIRLQQEEGLCRTVRRAWNSPQYSSKLRACGLEPGEAICLDDLPRLPTVDVDDLREGYPLPLLCVPPAAVVRVHASSGTTGKRKILAYTAADVETFNLQMARCYELAGLTADDRMQIAVGYGLWTAGVGFQGGSEKLGMLTVPVGPGNLEMHLQLLQDLESTCFGATASMALLLAEEVERSGLGGRLKLRKMICGSEARSEKMRQTIESKLGLEGCHDIAGMTEMYGPGTAIDCDAHDGLHYWADLFIIEVLDPVTLQPVAEGEVGEMVVTSLRKEAVPLLRYRTHDLCRLLPGRCACGLNMPRHDRILGRSDDMLIYRGVNIYPGQFMAVIGEFAELGGEYQVDLSRDERGLDHLALTVERAQNACGGNDSALASALEKRLHKAIMARMDVSIVDYAALPRTFSKSRRVVDRR; translated from the coding sequence ATGTCATACCGCTTCATTCCACAGCTTGCGGATGAGGAAATCCGCCTCCAGCAGGAGGAAGGCCTGTGCCGGACAGTGCGCCGCGCCTGGAACTCACCCCAGTACAGCAGCAAGTTGCGCGCCTGTGGGCTTGAGCCTGGCGAGGCCATCTGCCTGGACGATCTGCCGCGCCTGCCCACTGTGGATGTGGACGATCTGCGCGAGGGCTATCCCTTGCCCCTGCTGTGCGTGCCTCCCGCTGCCGTGGTGCGTGTTCACGCCTCCAGCGGCACGACGGGCAAGCGCAAGATCCTGGCCTATACCGCGGCGGACGTGGAAACATTCAATCTGCAGATGGCCCGCTGTTACGAGTTGGCCGGGCTGACCGCTGACGACCGCATGCAGATAGCCGTGGGGTATGGCCTGTGGACGGCCGGAGTGGGTTTTCAGGGCGGCAGCGAAAAGCTCGGCATGCTTACCGTGCCTGTGGGGCCGGGCAACCTTGAGATGCATTTGCAGCTTTTGCAGGACCTTGAATCCACCTGTTTCGGCGCTACAGCCTCCATGGCCCTGCTACTGGCCGAAGAGGTGGAGCGGTCGGGCCTTGGCGGGCGGCTCAAGCTGCGCAAGATGATCTGCGGGTCTGAGGCGCGCAGCGAAAAAATGCGACAAACCATTGAAAGCAAGCTGGGGCTTGAAGGTTGCCACGATATAGCGGGCATGACCGAAATGTATGGTCCCGGTACGGCCATAGACTGCGACGCCCACGACGGTCTGCATTACTGGGCGGACCTGTTCATCATCGAGGTACTTGACCCCGTCACGTTGCAGCCGGTGGCGGAGGGAGAAGTGGGCGAGATGGTGGTGACCAGCCTGCGCAAGGAGGCCGTACCCCTGCTGCGTTACCGCACCCATGACCTGTGCCGCCTGCTGCCGGGGCGCTGCGCCTGCGGCCTGAACATGCCGCGCCATGACCGCATTCTGGGCCGTTCAGACGACATGCTCATCTACCGGGGCGTCAATATCTACCCCGGCCAGTTCATGGCTGTAATCGGGGAATTTGCCGAACTGGGCGGCGAGTATCAGGTGGACCTCAGCCGCGACGAGCGCGGTCTCGACCATCTGGCGCTCACAGTGGAGCGCGCCCAGAACGCCTGCGGGGGCAATGATTCCGCCCTGGCTTCTGCGCTGGAAAAACGCCTGCACAAGGCCATCATGGCGCGTATGGATGTCAGTATTGTGGATTATGCCGCCTTGCCGCGCACGTTCAGCAAGTCCCGTCGCGTGGTGGACAGGCGCTGA
- a CDS encoding IS4 family transposase — MPHKEILDLSHHTTLFSQLLSLIPGHVFEKLERKHKTGRSSRQFGFKEQFTVMAFIQLAARRSLRDGLRALEAAKRRLYHLGLKSVARSTVADANNSRPVEFFKDLFAEMYGLCHLRAPRHKFRFKCKLYSMDATTISLCLSIFPWASFRRNKAGVKVNTVLDHDGYIPAFLDINNAKTHESRMAKSLSLPKGSIVTFDKGYICYSWFRMLTAKGIFFVTRLKSNAAYKLVDRRAVDRKTGVTSDHIIDVSSRGKTTRLRRIGYRDAKTGKRYEFLTNHFRLSAKTIADIYKERWQIEIFFREVKQNLHIKSFVGRSENAVHIQIYTALTVYLLLAYQKFLSKLGLSVQQLFELICLNLFGKDSLEELLNPRRRKTINTYSYSLLAMGA; from the coding sequence TTGCCACACAAGGAGATTTTGGACTTGAGCCATCATACTACACTCTTCTCTCAACTGCTATCCCTGATACCGGGACATGTTTTTGAAAAACTCGAACGCAAGCACAAAACTGGCCGCTCTTCACGCCAATTTGGATTCAAGGAGCAATTCACCGTCATGGCCTTTATCCAACTCGCTGCAAGGCGCTCTTTACGCGATGGGCTTCGCGCCTTGGAGGCGGCCAAGAGACGGCTGTATCACCTCGGCTTGAAATCAGTAGCGCGTTCCACGGTTGCCGATGCCAACAATTCAAGGCCTGTGGAATTTTTCAAAGACCTGTTCGCTGAAATGTATGGCCTGTGCCATCTTCGTGCGCCTCGTCACAAATTCCGCTTCAAGTGCAAGCTGTACAGCATGGACGCCACCACCATCAGCCTATGCCTGTCCATCTTTCCCTGGGCGTCGTTCCGGCGGAACAAGGCTGGCGTGAAAGTAAATACCGTGCTTGACCACGATGGCTACATTCCCGCTTTTCTCGATATCAACAATGCCAAAACCCACGAAAGCCGCATGGCCAAAAGTCTTTCATTGCCAAAGGGTTCCATCGTCACCTTCGATAAAGGCTATATCTGCTATTCCTGGTTTCGCATGTTGACCGCGAAGGGCATTTTCTTCGTAACCCGACTGAAGAGCAATGCTGCCTATAAGCTCGTTGATCGCCGCGCCGTAGACCGGAAAACCGGGGTCACGTCCGATCACATCATTGACGTGAGCAGCCGGGGAAAAACCACTCGTCTACGCAGAATCGGCTATCGCGATGCGAAAACCGGCAAACGGTACGAATTTTTGACCAACCATTTCCGCCTGTCCGCCAAGACAATTGCTGATATCTATAAAGAACGCTGGCAAATTGAAATATTCTTCCGCGAAGTCAAACAAAATCTGCATATTAAAAGCTTTGTCGGGCGCTCGGAGAATGCGGTGCACATCCAGATTTATACGGCCCTGACCGTGTATTTACTCCTGGCCTATCAGAAATTCCTGAGCAAGCTTGGGCTGTCGGTGCAACAACTCTTCGAGCTCATTTGCTTGAATCTGTTCGGCAAGGATTCTCTGGAAGAACTTCTGAATCCGCGAAGACGAAAAACTATAAACACCTATAGTTATAGCCTGTTAGCTATGGGTGCTTAA
- a CDS encoding IS30 family transposase: protein MGYAHLAREERYYICQAVKSGTSLRAIAKAIGRSVSTVSRELARNTGARGYRYRQAHKRSQKRQTSKGKKRIGLEVWTYVEQCLHQDFSPEQISGVLKRKGFALSHEWIYQYILADKKRGGTLHSHLRCQRKRKRRYGKPDRRGQIKGRISIDIRPSIVAERSRLGDWEADTVEGSKGGPVLVTLAERKSRLFLFGKAPNKSASEVRRVIEGLLTPIKDFVQTITYDNGKEFSYHADVSATLEAQGFFAHPYHSWERGLNENSNGLLRQYFPKGVSLASVTQDEIIAAMCRLNWRPRKCLGFKTPYEVFLEDANTQGLGVAL from the coding sequence ATGGGCTATGCACACCTTGCCAGGGAAGAACGGTACTACATCTGCCAGGCAGTGAAAAGTGGAACGTCACTGAGGGCCATAGCCAAAGCGATAGGCCGTAGCGTCTCAACTGTAAGCCGCGAACTTGCGCGAAATACCGGGGCGCGTGGCTACCGCTACAGGCAGGCACACAAGCGCAGTCAGAAAAGGCAGACCAGTAAAGGGAAGAAGCGCATTGGCCTTGAGGTATGGACGTATGTTGAACAGTGTCTGCACCAGGACTTCAGTCCGGAGCAAATCTCTGGAGTTCTCAAACGCAAAGGTTTTGCCCTCAGTCATGAATGGATTTACCAGTACATTCTGGCGGACAAAAAACGAGGAGGAACGCTGCACAGCCATTTGCGCTGCCAGCGCAAACGCAAACGACGATATGGCAAACCCGACAGACGAGGTCAAATCAAGGGGCGTATCAGCATAGACATACGCCCGTCCATTGTTGCCGAGCGCTCACGCCTTGGTGATTGGGAGGCTGATACCGTTGAAGGCAGTAAAGGAGGCCCCGTTTTGGTGACACTTGCAGAGCGTAAAAGTCGTCTTTTCCTGTTTGGCAAGGCTCCCAACAAAAGCGCCAGCGAAGTAAGGCGGGTCATTGAAGGACTCTTGACACCCATTAAGGACTTTGTTCAGACTATTACCTATGATAACGGCAAGGAGTTCAGCTACCATGCCGATGTGTCAGCTACACTCGAGGCTCAGGGATTTTTTGCGCACCCCTACCATTCGTGGGAGCGTGGCTTGAACGAGAACTCCAATGGCCTTCTACGCCAATACTTCCCCAAGGGGGTAAGCTTGGCATCGGTCACGCAAGATGAGATCATAGCGGCAATGTGCCGCTTGAACTGGCGGCCTAGAAAATGCCTTGGGTTTAAGACACCCTATGAAGTTTTTTTAGAAGACGCCAATACCCAAGGACTGGGTGTTGCACTTTGA
- a CDS encoding asparaginase, producing the protein MSRSFDSAAAPCGAPLPQVALLGTGGTIAGVADTPLEQISYQAGVLSVECMLESLPGIDGVARIASRQCGNLPSEDMRPCHWAKLGRDCGAALDDASMCGVVLTHGTDTLEESAFYLHLTMSSLKPVVLTGAMRPATSLSADGPINIRDAVAVAASPGARGRGALIVMNGRILSARTAVKAGTLDVEAFCALESGLLGRVINGRPVFYHKGEDGPPLAGTYAAHAGQERLPRVDVLYACAGMPLDAVLFSMERSAGLVVAGMGNGSMPSDVRKALAGAVAAGRPVVRASRTGGGPVTDLDGYAPFIASGMLSAPKARVLLMLALAEAARQGGQSPQALTAGVRRAFECCHEE; encoded by the coding sequence ATGAGCCGTTCTTTTGATTCCGCTGCTGCTCCGTGCGGCGCGCCGCTGCCCCAGGTGGCCCTGCTGGGCACGGGCGGAACCATTGCCGGGGTGGCCGACACCCCGCTGGAACAGATAAGTTATCAGGCGGGTGTGCTTTCTGTGGAGTGCATGCTGGAAAGCCTGCCGGGTATTGACGGCGTGGCCCGCATCGCCAGCCGCCAGTGCGGTAACCTGCCCAGCGAGGATATGCGCCCCTGTCATTGGGCCAAGCTCGGGCGCGACTGTGGCGCGGCTCTGGATGACGCATCCATGTGTGGGGTGGTGCTGACCCACGGCACAGACACGCTTGAGGAGTCGGCTTTTTACCTGCATCTGACCATGAGCAGCCTCAAACCTGTGGTGCTTACCGGGGCCATGCGTCCGGCCACATCCCTGAGTGCGGACGGTCCCATCAATATTCGCGATGCCGTGGCCGTGGCGGCCAGCCCCGGGGCGCGCGGGCGTGGTGCCCTTATTGTGATGAACGGGCGAATTCTTTCGGCGCGCACGGCGGTGAAGGCCGGAACACTTGATGTGGAGGCCTTTTGCGCTCTGGAATCAGGGCTGCTCGGCCGGGTCATCAACGGCCGCCCTGTTTTTTACCACAAGGGCGAGGATGGACCGCCTCTGGCAGGGACCTATGCGGCCCATGCGGGGCAGGAGCGCTTGCCCCGCGTGGACGTGCTTTATGCCTGTGCCGGAATGCCTCTGGACGCGGTGCTCTTTTCTATGGAGCGTTCGGCCGGACTTGTGGTGGCTGGTATGGGCAATGGCTCGATGCCTTCAGATGTGCGCAAGGCTCTTGCCGGGGCTGTTGCTGCGGGCAGGCCCGTGGTACGGGCCAGCCGCACGGGTGGCGGCCCTGTGACGGATCTGGACGGATACGCACCCTTTATAGCCTCGGGCATGCTTTCCGCGCCCAAGGCGCGGGTGCTGCTCATGCTGGCGCTGGCCGAAGCCGCCCGGCAGGGGGGGCAGAGTCCGCAGGCGCTGACTGCAGGCGTGCGTCGGGCTTTTGAATGCTGCCACGAGGAATGA
- a CDS encoding GNAT family N-acetyltransferase has translation MMNSMPAGITLTRGVSTRHHAACADLWLEASLLAHDLVDPALWQRQRDAMQQHYLPASDLVMLERQGAPVAFSALCCPDGVDFIAALFVRPSCWRMGLGTILLRHAMAGRDSLRLDVYHANIGARAFYERMGFKPVSESVCGHTGQPVVEMLWRTPVLRMPQPGAGNG, from the coding sequence ATGATGAACAGTATGCCCGCCGGCATAACACTGACGCGCGGCGTCAGCACCCGACACCATGCGGCCTGCGCGGATCTCTGGCTTGAAGCATCACTGCTGGCCCACGATCTTGTGGATCCGGCCCTGTGGCAGCGGCAGCGTGACGCCATGCAGCAGCACTATCTGCCGGCATCGGATCTGGTCATGCTGGAAAGGCAAGGTGCCCCTGTTGCTTTTTCCGCCCTTTGCTGTCCTGATGGTGTGGATTTTATCGCCGCGCTTTTTGTCCGGCCTTCGTGCTGGCGCATGGGGCTGGGCACGATTTTGCTGCGGCATGCCATGGCCGGGCGCGACAGCCTGCGCCTTGATGTATATCACGCTAACATCGGTGCCAGAGCTTTCTATGAGCGTATGGGCTTCAAGCCGGTGAGTGAAAGTGTGTGCGGGCATACGGGGCAGCCTGTGGTGGAAATGCTGTGGCGCACGCCTGTGCTTCGTATGCCGCAGCCCGGGGCGGGCAACGGCTGA